GCAAGAGTTAGGAGAAAGGGGCCGCTGAGAAAAAGTAATTTAAACCTCAATATGAAGAGGGAGCAATTtgtatgatttgattttttttttcaatacaaAATTCATCAATAATCAAAATAATCAATCGGACAGCAAAGAAGTCAATAATCCAACTGACTAGTGAGGAAGTTGTTAAAAATTGAAGAACAATAAGCAGAATCAGAACAGTGAATCTTAAAGAAATCACTAACCTAATTCATAAATCAAGGATGTTCTGATCATATAATCATAACAAAAAATCGAGAACTAGATGAAAAATGCATGAAAAATAGGAATAAAAAACCAGAAATCAGAACCAACGAATAGGAAttaaaaattttacatgtaaatgtaACACGaatgtatttttatctgctccatttcctgcccgctccatttccccaagttcctctaatagggtaGGTGGACccaggcaggggtagggtggtcattccccccctctattagaggaacttggggaaatggacctgccCAGGAAATGGACCAGATAAAGGTCCAACATGAATATGATTCAAGAATGGCATCAAGATTGGACAGTAGGTGTAATAAACATTGAATAAAACTGCTTAGGCACAGGCTACTAGGCTAGTAGCCAGACAGGTTCCCACGGGAAAAGTAAGAAACACTCTCATTGCAGTTAAAATTTCTGCTACAATTAATTACAGGGTGTATGTATGTAGAATATAACTTGCACTTCACCAGAATTCGAGACATTAAGACTTTGGCATGAATGCTTACCTAAATTAGATTGAAACAAAACTAACACAAACTTGTAAACTAACACCATTTTAAATTGGCAAACATTTGAAAGTCTTATATCCTTTTCACTACTACTATAAATAccacaaaaaacacaaaatctcAAACAAAGTAATGTTAAAATAATGTAATTCTACccaataggggtatttttggttttttcaacCCCCTAGCCGATTCCTAGACTCCTAGTTAGTATTCCTAATTAGAATCGGCAAGGGGAGTTTTCCTAGTTCAAGTCTGAATATCTGTAAttccttttattataaataaaaggctTGGTGACCcctattgatcactcaagcattcagttttAAGGGCTGTTAACAACTAATATTGACCAGACCTGTACAGCTAGACATATCTAATTATTATAAAGAAAGGACCAAATTTCCCTCCATCCATGGTGAATGGAGGGGCGAGAGAGGGCGGGAATgagtattgggagggtattttggaacatactaagaccctaggaggggtttgtgaaccctagaatgatgggtgaaccgtcctctatgggtggaggaaaactttgtccataaAGAAAAGTACTAAAAGACTGAAAACAAAAATTCTGTAAATCCAGCTGCTGATACAGTTGTCATCACACACATTGCTTCAAAGCACCTTCCCTTTTTCAGTCTGCATCTAATCTACGATCACTTTGTGATCTCTCTTAGATTGTAAAGGAGTGATTTGAGGACCCTCTAGAAAGGTTGAATTTCAATCCCATGTCAACATGGACGAATAAAAATTCTAGGAATATCTTTGGTTTTCCTAAAGTGTAAATAAGACCTAGTCTAGAGTTGCAAGACAATGGAGTCTTCGAAAATCGCCACCACTAGGAAAAGAAACCGGAATCACATTTTCATCCCACAAGACCTTGATGATAGTAGTTTACAATTCAAAATGTAAGATGCTCCTCCATCATATAGCTTTAAGATTTTGTTTATTACACAAGTCCATCATATTCGTTTATGTTAAAGATGTGAGAGCATTTCCCACCAGTGTGTTTAGAATATCAACAAGCCTTTCTTGTCCCAACACAATCATAATTAAGAACCTGTTTTAATTGATGCAATCCCAGGTCAGGAGACCCTGCTTTGGGATCACTGTGAGCCCACAAGAATACCAGATACCTCAAATTAACTGTAGTGGCAAAACTGTTAATAATGGGAAGTTCAAGATCCCTTAAGAAGACCAATAGGCTGAAGCAGTAATAAGATTCAGCGGGCTTTTGTTTGGCTGCAGTGATGGAGAAGAATATTTTCTGGCTCTGTCCACTTCACTGAAACCTTGGCAGTTTTGCCCAGTATCTGACTGGCAATCAAGACGAACTTGAAGATCATAGTTGAATCACGTTCCAGTGAACTCATCCATATTTTGCTTTCTTGTCACCTTGTGTTCCCAGTCCTTGGAcgatttctttgttttttcagaCGCATTAAGTGCACAGTGCTGTACTTTGACTATATTCTGTTCAGCCCCAGTACAAGAGCAGCCAAATGCTGTGTGCATCATTTTTGTCATGGTGAATCAGTgggtttcccccccccccaacttctCTTGGGATGTTCTCGACATGGACCAGAACAGCTTGGTTGTTGGGTGATTTCATAATGGAACTTTAgtttattttaccaaaaaagcaaaagaaaagaaaagggggaaagcTACTTTATACGAGTAAGTCATAATTTGAAGCCAAGTTATAGTACAACTATTTGGGACATCTAAGGTGAGGGCCATGAGGCATGTAGATCAGTATTAACCCAAGTAATAGGGTAAACTGACTCTTAGGTGTATTTTACATCAAGATTAACCCTTGAAAATATACCTCAATGCATCTATCTTGTTAACCTTCAATCCGAACCCTAATTTCCCTAGTTCATGGCCTAAACCCATAGCAATCAGAACAGTTAAATTACTTGAGGACAAGATCCCAAGTTGTGGCATATTCTATAAGAGTTTTTTGGCCATGAGAAGCAATGCATTGTCCAGTGGATTTAAGAAGACATCAATAATTCTTCACTTTTTCTATCACACTGAGTTACATTCTAATCCTAAAAGGAAAAGTACAGCAGCAAATCCTCTTTCCTGAATTCACTACATGGTAGGTGTGCGTCCCATCCATAGTGGTATGTATTACTTGATAAGATACAATTTTTACCAAACATTCCAGCATGAAAATTTATGTTTGCTATTtagataaaaataataaaaatcagCATTCACTTAGAGAATGAAACATGTTTAAGACATGCAAGATAAATGCATATGTGAAAGAAAAGTTAACAGTATACTTGCAACTCCCCAAAAGGGGAGGGGAAAGAGAAAAGTTACAGAAGTCCAACAGCTGCAATTATCAACTAGCAATTTAAGTGGCAATCTGAAACccctaaaatatataaaaccaAAACTTGCATAAAAACGGTCAGATATCAATTAATAGCAAATGCATGAGCAGGAAATGATTTTCTTGCACGTAACTGAAGAAAGTTTAAACAGTAAAAAATTTGATAGCTTATGGAATTGAGTGTCAGAAATGacaacaaatcaaaataatacaACAGATTTTCAGAGACACAAAGACTTTTCCAAACGTGAAACTCAACCTGAAAAGACTCGGGAAAGTCCCGACTCAGATAATCTTCAAAAGTATCATCTTCATTAAAATCATCGCCACCCGTAAAAACTATAATCATGTAGTCAGTAATTTTCTCTCCAAAGAAAGACTGCAAGCTATGAAttgcagcttcttcttcttttgagaaACGGTTTCTGACTGAGAAAACAACAATAATTGCATGAATTCCATCTTTAGCTAGATTAATACAATTCACGATCTCCTTGCCAATATAGTCTTGTGCAACAGAAAAATCAAATAGTCCTGCAACAAAATTTTTTATCAGTTGGTCTATAGTAAAGAAAATCTAAGAAACAGAAATTTACAAGATAAGAACCAAGGGTTGATAGCACAGAAACGGCAACAAAATTACTACAATTACATATTCCcataattttaaaagaaaaaaaacaaagagatttTTTAACAAAGATTtctgtcatagttgtcaaggcggcaaggcaacccaaggcggtagagaggtgcctaagcgcttaggcgacaaggcgcccgcctaggcgtcacctaggcggcCAAGGCACtctcaagtgttattttttattttcccccttttctaacattatttaatgtgctacaatattttagtatgctacaatatataccttatatcataaaaaatcaacactaagcctcctcaagtcataaaaaatcaacattaagttaactcaagtcatcaaaatatttacttaaatgatatttggcataaataagggccaataccaggttcgataccaataaaaCCAATGCAAGGTGCCCTGCAATAAGGCGGTtgtcgcctaggccccaacaaaaccgcctggacgcctaagcCGCGCCttggcaacgccttgacaactatgatttctGTCTTCTACTTAATGATTAGATTCTATATCTCTGACGGGGAAGGTAGAAAAGAATAGACAAGAAGAGAGAGTCCCAATCATTGTCCCTACCTACATAAGAATTGTTAAAGAAAAGAACTGACAAATTTAGAGAACAATCCTTAAAGGAGAAAGAGGTCCTTTTATATAGCCGTCAGCAAGCAAATCAACCAAATTTCATTGGCACATCAAGGTGGTTGCAAGTAAAAAAGAATCAGCATTTTTGTGAaaccaaagaaacaaaaataaaaaatgaaagcatcaCAAAACTATTGttattttgaacaaaaatatacCCACCAGGAGTGTCAATAACATTGATGACTTGGCCATCACTCATTACAGTTCTTTGCAGTTCACAAGAGCTTGTAACTCCAGCAGGACTTCTCATTGACTTGAAAGCCCTCCTTCCGAGAATGCTATTTCCTGTTGCACTTTTCCCATTGCCAGTACGTCCAACTAAAACAACCGTTTTAACCTCATTGAATGGGACAGCCAACTCCCAGTCGTCATCGATCAAACTTCCACCCATTGTTTCCAAAACAGAGTTATCTGCAACAGAAAACATTATTACATATCAACACACATAAGTGAATAACATAAGTACATTGAACATATGCCATCAAACATTCAATACCTCAACTCTTCATATATTACACGAAGTAACACACTAGCACTCACATAGACATGAACGTATGGAATTTAATAGTAAGACAGACCCTCACCTTAAACTCGGCCACTAGGTTTACCTATTTTTATTTCtggaagaataaaataaaataaaaaaatagcttGCACATTCACCTTTcaccaaactaaaaaaaaaaaatacaccaaccaGCTACGTTTCATGGAACATAAGAAATCATCTACATGGGCCCTCAGTTAATTTAGTGAATCAGTACTCAAAATACTTTCATATGCATCACAAACTAGGAACAGACAGTGTTCCGTTAGAGATTTTCCAATATGTAAGTGTCTACACATCCCAAAGTGCATCAAAAGAGCATACATATGAAAGACCTTAGGTCCAACATCCTAAATCAACCATAAACCCCAGAGCAGACACATATCCACTGATTCACAAAATGGGAAGATAttccaagtcttgaacttcaaaaaCATATCTTCGAAATTAGAATGAAAACCAAAAGGAACCTATATGCTGCAATTATCTTGATAAAGTTATGATGGCATTTCATGGATTTCTCACTTAAAATGACACCCAAGATGTTATGTGCCTATGGGCAGGTTAAAAGGCTTGATTTAAGCTGTTCCATCAGCTCAGTACTTTTGGCATGTCAGGCAAGTATCTAACATCTGGTACAGAAGCATGGTGGTATATTATGTGTCTAATGGGCTCGacaggttaaagggcttgatttaacgggAACTGCAGCCAGAATTCAGGTTCAGCTGCAACTAGATACCTTGTTTATAAAGAACAACCCTTCTCCCCCATAACCAAAAGAAAtctccaaccaaaaaaaatataattagtACTTCACTGAAAAACCCCCTAATAACCCAAAATCAGAAATCATCGCCAATTGCAGCCAGGTAGAATCAGAACAGACTAATGCAACAGGACTAACCCCAGAACCATCCATTTCAGaggaaattaaattaaaaaataaaaataaaaatttgaacgAGTAGCAAAAACGAATTATTACGCACCAAAAATAAGCAAAGTTGTTAAATTTGGTTACTTTTTGCTTAAGCAAAAGCAAGACGAAGCATCAGGACGAGTTCGACAAGACCCATAAATTTTTGGTTCATAAGCATCGATTAAAACTAAGAAACTAAGCAAAATTCAGAgactacttacttgaaaactTGAGAGTAAAGATCGAAGCGTGATGACGAATGATACAGTTTCGATGAAAGATCGGTCACTAGGGGATTTTATAGGGTTCCGACTTTTGTATGAAGACCCAGTTGGGAACTGGGAACGAGAGTGGAAAGTGGATACCGGAGGAGGAAAACACAAAGACGCGCTTTCTTTGTAGTTTATCTCCACAATAATTTCATGAATTCAAGCCGTTGGATTGTGAACTTTGGCGCAGTAGGATCTCATCATCAACGGAGGGTATTTTCAAGAGAAAAGGTTATAAAAGGCGGTTCAAAGGCTTTTTTTCCAATTGGAGTATGTTGGAAGGACTTACTTTTAATAAGATTGCCATTACCCTTATCCACAAACAATCAAACCCTAAGGATATTGTTTTGTGATTTATAAACCTATTCTTAATAGTCTtgttagtcttttttttttaagtaagtTTATTCCAATTTGTGCTATTTTGGATAACATTTATGTGGCACACGAGATGTTGCATTAGGCATAGCAAGGGTAGGTTTATGGCTCTTAAACTTGACCTTCGTAAAGGTTATGATAGGGTTGAATGGTGTTTTCTTGAGAAACTTTTGATTCATTTTTAGGTTTTGTTGATATGTGGGTTAATTTGGTTATGCAGTGTCACCAGTACTGTTGAATATCATAAACCTCTCTTGTAGGTGTATTCATGCGGAACAGTCTCATTTAATTTCAGGGATTAAAATCAGTAGGAGTGACCCAACTGTCTCTCGTTTGTCTTTTTGCAGATGACTGTCTCTTCTTATCTTAAGCTTCTTTGATGGAATGTAAATTGATTTCTGACTCAATTCAAAAGTATTGTCTTGTCTCTGGCCAagatttaaacctaaataaGTCTAATGTGATCTTTagtccttgtactcgtgtaggCCTTAGGAATTCTATTTTATGAGTGTGCAAGAAGTTTTCCATCATGGGAAGTATCTGAGGCTTCTATTTGAATTTGGGAGATCAAAGAAAATGTTGTTTTCTTCTATTATGGAGCGAGTTCATAGTAAGTTGGCAAGATGGAAGAAATGCTTATTATTTGCTACTGGAAAAGAGGTTTTAATTAAGGCAGTGATTACATGTCTCCCTTCTTATGCCATGTCCATGTTTCTTTTGCTATTTCTATTTGCCAATGTCTTAGTAAAATCATTCAATGTGCCTGGTGGAAAGACTTAGCTAATAAAGGGGTTATTTGGTCTAAATGGTCTAGGTTGTATCAAAATAAGAGTGCAGGTGGCCTTGGGTTTAGGGATTTCCAATGTTTTAATTTTGCCTTACTTTTTCCGCCAATGATGTCGTATGTTGCAGAATCCTACGCGAAGTATTTTcgtaattcaatttttttcgAAGCCCCTTTGAAGCATATGTGCTCTTGGGCTTGGCATAATTTGATTAAAGGCCGGAAACTTTTATCTAAGAGTTTGTGTAGGAAAATTGGTGATAGAGTTTCCACAAAAATTTACAATGATACTTGGATTCCTCAACTAGCTACTGGCCTTATTCTTCAATCATTCTCCCTAATGGAAGCTAAGGCCATTTTAAATATACCTTTGTGTAACTCTCTTAGACCTAACGCATAATTTTGGTATGCTGCTGTGAATGGATCATATTCTTAAGTCAGCTTATTTTTTTAGCTTTGTAAGAACATTTCAAGCTGATAGTTTGGGAAGTAGCTCAGTTTCTAACCCAACTTGGAACTCAATCTGGAAGCTAAAACTTCTCcctaaaattataaattttctaTGGAAATGTATTTCTTATTCACAGTAAATGATTTCGATGTCCTACCATGTATGAATCGTTTATCGGATCTCACTGGTGCTTCCTCAAAGAACCCTTTCCCCAAATTATTATATCTTCTGGGAAGAATATTGTCTGATCACGTTACTCATAAACCAATGAGGGGATGCACAGGGATATCAATTGgagggatttttcattttatagggGACGGGACATCATTTAAGGGGGCTATGTTTGGGTACAAGGGCCACCCGACTAGATAACCTTCATTTTCCCATATCCTTATTTATGAGAGAAGGGTTCTCTGAGCCGTTAAGGGAGGATACATTAGCAACCtctctttatttctctattcctcacatgaaatgaccttatTGCCTTTCTATGTATAAAACCATACTCTCACAACTCATTGGTGCTGCACTCCTCTATGTTGTTTGCTTAGAGAATCCTCTCCCCTTATTTATATATTAAGGGAGAGGGCTTTGAGCAAGTGGCATAAAGGAACGCATCAATGAGGTGTAACAAATGATTTCGTACATAGAAGAGTAATAAGCGGCATAAAGGAGCACATCAATGAGGTGTAATGAACGATTTCCTACATAGGAGGGCAACGAGGTCATTTTAtatcatgagagagagaaaggataTAAATGGATAGTCAAAGATCCATATTATCCGATCCATTTAGGTCCAATtataaaaatttgatcaaataatagtattataaataatattttataatattaaaataccACGAACAATTCATTATATATCACAAGTAGgtaattaaacaattaaaaaataaattgcctctaataagggggcgcaataaccaccctaccTTTCCCAAACGCTCTGCCTGAatctttatcgtctccattttctccattttatCTCATAGGAGGgctgaaaatgaccaccctaccccctgtccgaacacattgcccgagtggggtccactcccccatTAGATGAAATGGAGAAAATGGAGGGGGCAggtaaatggagacgataattctccccccccccccccccccccccgcccccccaacCCCCCGCCCTCCGCCCTCCCACCCCCAAGATATCCATATAATTTCAAGGGTACGTCTACTCCATATAACTTTCGTTTGgctctttctctttcccaatCCATGAGCCTAAAGTCCCAAATCCTCTGTTCGCCTCagcatctccatctccatcgcACTTGCCTCTGCAACTAGGTGAAGCTCATCAAAGGCCCGACGAGCAAGTAACAGGTGCACTTCTATCAGTTcctcttatttcttctcttcctcctccggtAGTGGCTGTGATGGTGGTCGCTGCTGCTTcctactcttcttctctctctggcACTGGCAGTGAGCCAGTTACGGAGTATCTGTTTCTGCTGCTTTTTAAtctcatttgtttcttctccgaGTGCAGTGGGCACATTATTTTCGCGGATTTCATCGTTTTTTTCATAAATTCACCAGAATTTTTATCCCCCCCTTGATTTCATGTCTGAGTGCCTAATCAACTTTGCGACGATATCTTAGGACTTTAAAAATCGCCTTGTTGCGTGAGCGGCAACGACGTTTGACAACTCCATGACTTTTACTACAGTGccaatttccctaaaaaaaaattatgaatttCTGTGGATTTCAGATTTCCTTCTACGATCATGGCTAATCTGTATTTTTACTCTGCTCAATACACactgaaaaaagaaacagaTTTAGGGTTCTGCATTCCCCAAAACAAGGTTCTCTTGAAGCTCTTCCGTTGTGGTCATATTCATGTTCAAATTCAACTGCCTTCACATTTCATTGATTCGCTGGATGATTTTGGATATaacaattttgaaattttacttTCTCTGATATAGCTGAACTTTGAATGTGAGATATTGAAACTTCATTGCCATAAATCAagtttctttttcaataaaggtaaaggaagaagattgggaGGTGTTATGGCTGTTGCTTCATTGTCTATATGCACTTCAATTTTAACCCATGGATCAAGAGATCACAATCCAAGATACAGGAAACCTTCTgtaccaaatccattaattatttCAGAAACTTGGAATATACATGGTGATCATGAAATGAGGAGGCTGTCCCGTAAATTTACCGTATTTGCTACAGAAGGTTCAGCAAAGCCAAGCAAGTCAGAAGAGACAATTCCCTCATGGGCTAATCCAGATTCAGATGAACCACCTCCTTGGGCTCAAGATGAGAGCAAGCAAAATGGGTCTAAACAGACCTTGGAGATTCCCTTCTATGTTTATTTACTTGCTTCAACTATCGTTGCAATAGCTGCGGTAATTTcatcctcttctccttttttcttatttatcttATGACCTGCAAAGGCAAATGGTTGAAACTGTTTTAAATTTCACAAGCACAGATAGGTTCTGTTTTCGAATATGTGAACCAGAAACCTGTTTTCGGCATATTGAATCCTGACAGCATATTCTACGTTCCAGTGCTCGGCTTCTTTGCCTTCACTGGTTTCCCAACTTCTGtaagttctcttcttcttttgtttttatagtTAATTTGGATGTGAAAAAAATGCAGATTTCCAATCAAGTAATAAGTcattgtgcactgggtacgccgtGAGGTTATGTATTGGAATCCATTAAACTATTTTGAATGCTTGTTGGCAATTCCATTTACTAGACAGTACAAGACTCATCTGATTCTGCCTTCGGCTCTTCCAACACAGGCATTCCTGTGGTTCaaatctgttcaagctgctaaCAAGGCAGCTGAGGAGCAAGACCAAAGAGATGGTTATCTATAGATTTGACTTTGCAGTGTGTGATCTGCCATCTTCAAGCATCCCTATTGCACATGACCTTCTTGTAAGAAATAGCTTCCATAGGCAAGTTTCCAATTGTAAATGAGTATTGTTCTTGCAGTAATGTGACATTGTATTCAAGAAAATATTGTCTAGTGACAGAACATCATAATTAATGCTTGTAACAAAAATTGTAGGCACACAAATGTGGGGATCAAGATCTGTGTTCAGTCTTCTTATCtggtctttaaaaaaaaatagatctaAGGGAGTTGTTCCTTAAATCTCATGTCATTCATGAACACAATGAAATCAGGCTGTCTCCAATGTTTGTTGGTTATTTTGATGGAACTTTAGATCTTAACAAGAACAAAGGGCATAGAGAAACAAGATTTATAAACTTCTGTTGCAAATGAAGTAAAACAAGGGCAGAATCAACGGACCAACTTTTGTTCAAATTTCTGACATGAATTTCCTGTATGAAATCGCCTGCATAACTGTATTCCTATTGTGTTTGATCATAGTTAATTACATTAGAGGAAAGAGGATCTGGTCATAGTACTTCTGAATTCTGATCCCTACTTGACAGTTAAATATTGAAGATCCTTAAAAAGTGCAGAGCAAGAAGGTGACAGTATCACAGTAAGTGCTTGGTGGCAGTGCAAGTTACCAGACAACAAAATTTTGGGAATCGTTCCCCGTGCGCGCGCGTTCAGAGCATTCAAAACAATCCAACCAAAGTAAGATTTAGTGTTACTTCAACACCCATGAGCAGGTCCTCCGAAGGAATACAATACCTGGAACACCACACACGCCATTGGTACAATGGTTGCAGTGGAGGAACCCTTCTTCACattagggtttctcaaaccctagaaagcacttttaaggaagaagaagatgagagaaaggataAAAACTTGTCCCTTATTTTTTGTGTTGGCCTATTCTCCCACTCCCTCTTCCATAGTTTCGACCAAGGTTTTAAGATTGAAATTTTAAACCTTGATATAGGCTGCAATCACCAAGACAAGAAAACTGTGCACAGTTGTGGACATCAGACCTCATTACATCAGTATCTCAATAGAATGTTTCAAAGTTGAGACGACTCTTTATATATCACGAAGCCGGTGCCAACATAAAAAATCCCACTAAGCATTAAAGATTGCCAAGATACGCCTTATTGGGGACCTCAACTCGAAAGGTATATTCATTGTGATATTAAAATATAGGCTTAGAGCTTCAATCACACCCTCAATACTTATTTTGCTATTAGAATCAGTCTTGTTCTCAAACTAGTTTGGAAGATTTTGTGAAACTCAAAAATTCCCCTAAAGGTTCAAACCTTCTTATGGTTGTAGTCTAGGCAAACATCAATCAGAGGAACATTGGTCACCCTCATGCTCAACAAGCATAGTTCACATTCTCGTGTAACAATGAGATCTACAACACACCCAAGTTTGTCTTTAACTAAGAATGAACAACATAAAGTCCTTAGTACTAATTCAATTATGGTATGGGAGATTTAGAAGCAAAGAAATGCAATGGTGTTCTAAATGTCAACTCCCCCCATTCAACAGCGAGATATTATCGCTGATTTCCCGCTATACTTCAAATCAAGGTTCAAAGACTTCACCTATTCCAACACAACATGTTACTACAGACtgtcattctcttttctctgaTTCAGCTTTCTCTTCTAGGCCAAAAGCtattggtttgggatgttttattCTCAATGATCAGAAGAGACTATTCTATTCTTCTGCTTCAGATCACCTATACCCAAATTCagtaattggttttttttttgataggtaactTCAGTAATTGTTGGTGAAGCCTTAACGCTTACAAATGGGATGAGAACAACAACTACAGTTGGAGTTAGACCTGAGGTATTCCACTCCGATTGTCAGGTTCTAATCTGCTGTTTGGAAGACGAAGTCAAGCTGTCAACGAAATCTTCACCATTCAAATCAAACTGAAACCGTTTACCGAAATCGAATTGAACCATTTAAACTAAAAtcgtgaaaccgtttaataaatggtatggttatggttttaaaattgagaccgtttaattaatCGGTTTAAACTGATCAGACTGTTTAACACTCTTCCGAAACCAAACTGTGAAACCATTTaaataaatggttcggttatattataaaaattgaGGCCATTTAAACGGTTTAAATCGAATCGTACTGTTTGTCCCGTTCATCCCACTAAGTACCAAAATATTAAATCTGACCCAAAAACTAAGAGGGATAAGTCAAGGGGTGGCACTGATAATTTCCTTATCTAAGAGGGTATAAAAGTATAGTCCTAATATCATCGTAACCAACCAACCTTTGGTGAGATTAAGATTTTCCCTTCAAATAAGGGATTGTTTAAACTTTTAAATGTTAGTTTGTTATCCTCGTTCCCTCGCTGTTGTTGCGGCACCGGGGCAAAAGGTAGCTTCTCTGTTTGCAACGTTGAAGAAGATACTGGCTAAACAAAACGTACCCTTAGAATCGGCAATTCGGACCTCCTTTTATCTGTTTTTTGAAGAAGACCGGTGACTAGTTTATTTTATTACATCATTTTTCATATGTAGTACATAGTAGGAACTATGAACAGAGTATGGAAGGTAACGGTCAGGCACCTCACCGGAATAACCACACCAACAGCCATCCAATCCAAGATAAAATCTCTATGCAACTCTGGAAGACTAAAAGAAGCTCTGAACATTCTTGACTCAAAACCCATACTACTAGACTTGTCGCTGTACTCACCAATTTTGCAGCTCTGCATTAATTCCAGAGCGGAGAAAGAAGGTCGATTTGTCCACGACCATATTTTGGGAAGTGGGCTCAATTTGGATTTGCATTTCAACACCAAGCTGGTGATTTTTTACTCAAAAATTGGAGATATTAAAGCTGCT
The nucleotide sequence above comes from Telopea speciosissima isolate NSW1024214 ecotype Mountain lineage chromosome 3, Tspe_v1, whole genome shotgun sequence. Encoded proteins:
- the LOC122656302 gene encoding immune-associated nucleotide-binding protein 9-like; its protein translation is MGGSLIDDDWELAVPFNEVKTVVLVGRTGNGKSATGNSILGRRAFKSMRSPAGVTSSCELQRTVMSDGQVINVIDTPGLFDFSVAQDYIGKEIVNCINLAKDGIHAIIVVFSVRNRFSKEEEAAIHSLQSFFGEKITDYMIIVFTGGDDFNEDDTFEDYLSRDFPESFQEILRLCRNRVVLFDNKTKDERTRIQQVKQLLSLVNMVIAENGGQPYSDEFFAELRNGALKLRQQQEDESLKGHTKKEMSELKEHMYKSYEEQLKRITEMVESKLRETTKRLEQQLEEEQAARLKAEQVAQAAQQKSNEEICKLRESLERAQRETEEFRKRAESGKCAIL
- the LOC122653457 gene encoding uncharacterized protein LOC122653457, with translation MAVASLSICTSILTHGSRDHNPRYRKPSVPNPLIISETWNIHGDHEMRRLSRKFTVFATEGSAKPSKSEETIPSWANPDSDEPPPWAQDESKQNGSKQTLEIPFYVYLLASTIVAIAAIGSVFEYVNQKPVFGILNPDSIFYVPVLGFFAFTGFPTSAFLWFKSVQAANKAAEEQDQRDGYL